GAAAATCCGAAGCATAAGCAAAAACAAGGGTAAACAAGGAGGTGCTTTTGACACATGGCACGTATTGCAGGCGTAGACTTGCCGCGCGAAAAACGCGTTGAAGTTGCTCTTACCTACATTTTTGGTATTGGCCGCCCCACGTCTCAAAAAATTCTGTCCGCTACTGGCGTAGACATGAACACTCGTGTTCGCGATCTGACAGAAGACGAAGTGAACAAACTTCGTGAGTACATCGACAAAACTGTGAAGGTGGAAGGTGACCTCCGTCGTGAGATCTCCCTCAACATCAAGCGTCTGATGGAAATCGGTTGCTTCCGTGGCATCCGTCATCGTCGTGGACTTCCAGTTCGCGGTCAACGTTCTAAAACAAATGCTCGTACGCGTAAAGGTCCACGCCGTACAGTAGCAAACAAGAAGAAGTAAAGGAGGGTAATCTGACATGGCGAAAAGAAAACAAGCTACAGCAACTCGTACCCGTCGTCGTGACCGTAAGAATGTTGAAGTCGGCGTAGCACACATTCGTTCTACTTTCAACAATACGATCGTCACTATCACGGATCCACACGGTAACGCGATCTCTTGGTCCAGTGCTGGTTCCCTCGGCTTCAAAGGCTCCCGTAAAAGCACTCCATTTGCTGCGCAAATGGCTGCTGAAGCGGCTGCACGCGTTGCTATGGAACACGGCATGCGTTCCCTTGAAGTATCGGTAAAAGGCCCAGGTGCAGGTCGTGAAGCTGCGATCCGTTCCCTGCAAGCAACTGGTCTTGAAGTGAACATGATTAAAGACGTGACGCCAATTCCGCACAACGGTTGCCGTCCACCAAAACGTCGCCGCGTGTAACTGGTTTATATCGTTCAGAACATGTCCATACTAGAATGGTAAATTCTGATTTATAGCTTGTCATGCACGCAAACGGTAAACCGCCGGGGAAATTCCTGAGTGGGCACGTATGCGGCCCACCCAAGGATTTCGACGTTTTGAAGGAGGGTTTGTTTAATGATAGAAATAGAAAAACCAAAAATCGAGGTTGTGGAAGTAAGCGACGACAACTCGTATGGAAAGTTTGTTGTAGAACCTCTAGAGCGCGGATACGGAACTACCCTTGGCAACTCGCTGAGACGAATTCTTCTTTCGTCCTTGCCAGGCGCGGCAGTTCGTACTGTTCAAATCGATGGGGTTCTTCACGAATTCTCTACGGTTGAAGGCGTCGTTGAAGATGTAACCGAGATCATCCTGAACATCAAAGGCTTGGCGCTGAAGATCCATTCCGATGAAGAAAAAGTAATCGAGATCGATGCAGAAGGCGAAGGCGTTGTCAAAGCGGGAGATATCCGTGCTGACAGTGATGTGGAGGTCTTAAACCCTGATCTTCATATTGCAACGTTGGCCAATGGCGGTCGTCTGCATATCCGCATGACAGCTGGACGTGGTCGTGGTTATGTTCAATCTGACGGAAACAAATCTGAGGATCTGCCTATTGGTGTGATTCCGATTGATTCGATCTACACGCCGATCAAGCGCGTTAACTATCAAGTGGAAAATACCCGTGTAGGGCAAATGACCAACTATGACAAGTTAACACTTGAGGTTTGGACTAACGGTAGCATCAGTCCGGAAGAAGCCGTGAGTCTCGGCGCAAAAATCATGACGGAGCACCTGAACCTGTTCGTTGGTCTGACTGACGAGGCAAAGGATGCAGAAATCATGGTAGAGAAGGAAGAGGACAAGAAAGAGAAAGTCTTGGAGATGACTATCGAAGAGCTCGATCTTTCCGTTCGTTCCTACAACTGCTTGAAGCGTGCCGGTATTAATACCGTGCAAGAGCTGACGCAGAAGACCGAAGAGGACATGATGAAAGTACGCAATCTGGGGCGCAAATCTCTTGAAGAAGTTCAAGAAAAGTTAGCTGAACTGGGCCTGTCCCTGCGCAGTGACGACTAGAGTAGCAAACCAAGAAGCAAACTTTTGTTCTCTCGATTAAGAGGGAGGTAAACCACATGGCACAACGTAAATTGGGTCGTCGTAGCTCAGCTCGTAAAGCGCTGTTCCGCGACTTGGTAACAGACCTGATCATCAACGAGCGCATCGAAACTACAGAGATGAAGGCGAAAGAACTGCGCCCAATCGCTGAAAAAATGATTACGCTCGCGAAACGTGGCGATCTGCATGCTCGCCGTCAAGTTGCTGCTTTCGTTCGCAAAGAAGTTGCGAATGCTGAAGGCCGCGATGCTGTTCAAAAACTGTTCGATGAAATCGCTCCTCGCTTCAAAGAGCGCAACGGTGGATACACTCGTATCCTGAAAGCCGGCCCTCGCCGTGGCGACGCTGCTCCAATGGCGTACATCGAATTCGTTTAATACATGTAAACTGGTCGTTTACTCAGGTTTTAAGCCTGGTAGATTACCGCGAAAAGGGTGGGGGCAGATCTGGTCATAGGCTGGACTCTGATTCAACCCTTTTTTCCTTTTACATCGAAATCCTGCTAGTCAGTTCCCTGTGAAGGCTGGGGAGGTTGTGAATGCCTCATGAATGAAGATAACCTGCTGGCATTGCGAGATGTTTCTTATACCTACGATGGTGAGGATGGCCAACGGGTTCCGGTATTACAAGGTGTTGACCTTACCATTCAAAAAGGTTCCTTTGTATCCGTATTGGGGCACAACGGTTCCGGCAAATCAACGATGGCAAAGCTGATGAATGCTCTATTGCTTCCTGAAGGCGGTGCAGTACTTATCAGTGGAATGGATACGAAAGATGGGGAGCAGCTTTGGGAAATTCGACGACATGTTGGCATGGTCTTTCAGAACCCGGACAATCAGATTGTGGGGGCTACTGTGGAAGATGATGTCGCCTTTGGCCTAGAAAACATGGGTGTGGACCCCAAAGAGATGCGAAATCGTATTAATGAGGCGCTCGTTTCTGTAGGGATGGAGTCTTATTTACAGGCACAACCACATCGTCTGTCTGGGGGTCAAAAGCAA
This genomic stretch from Brevibacillus brevis harbors:
- the rpsM gene encoding 30S ribosomal protein S13, encoding MARIAGVDLPREKRVEVALTYIFGIGRPTSQKILSATGVDMNTRVRDLTEDEVNKLREYIDKTVKVEGDLRREISLNIKRLMEIGCFRGIRHRRGLPVRGQRSKTNARTRKGPRRTVANKKK
- the rpsK gene encoding 30S ribosomal protein S11, whose amino-acid sequence is MAKRKQATATRTRRRDRKNVEVGVAHIRSTFNNTIVTITDPHGNAISWSSAGSLGFKGSRKSTPFAAQMAAEAAARVAMEHGMRSLEVSVKGPGAGREAAIRSLQATGLEVNMIKDVTPIPHNGCRPPKRRRV
- a CDS encoding DNA-directed RNA polymerase subunit alpha, translated to MIEIEKPKIEVVEVSDDNSYGKFVVEPLERGYGTTLGNSLRRILLSSLPGAAVRTVQIDGVLHEFSTVEGVVEDVTEIILNIKGLALKIHSDEEKVIEIDAEGEGVVKAGDIRADSDVEVLNPDLHIATLANGGRLHIRMTAGRGRGYVQSDGNKSEDLPIGVIPIDSIYTPIKRVNYQVENTRVGQMTNYDKLTLEVWTNGSISPEEAVSLGAKIMTEHLNLFVGLTDEAKDAEIMVEKEEDKKEKVLEMTIEELDLSVRSYNCLKRAGINTVQELTQKTEEDMMKVRNLGRKSLEEVQEKLAELGLSLRSDD
- the rplQ gene encoding 50S ribosomal protein L17, translated to MAQRKLGRRSSARKALFRDLVTDLIINERIETTEMKAKELRPIAEKMITLAKRGDLHARRQVAAFVRKEVANAEGRDAVQKLFDEIAPRFKERNGGYTRILKAGPRRGDAAPMAYIEFV
- a CDS encoding energy-coupling factor transporter ATPase; this translates as MNEDNLLALRDVSYTYDGEDGQRVPVLQGVDLTIQKGSFVSVLGHNGSGKSTMAKLMNALLLPEGGAVLISGMDTKDGEQLWEIRRHVGMVFQNPDNQIVGATVEDDVAFGLENMGVDPKEMRNRINEALVSVGMESYLQAQPHRLSGGQKQRVAIAGIMAMRPSVIILDEATAMLDPQGRMEVLNLARQLNRDEGLTIINITHFPEEAIYSDKVIVMNAGEVLMEGKPSEVFNEVDRLKQVGLDVPFAVRLRHALHSKGIELPFVLHQEELVEHVCKLLLTK